In Methanothermus fervidus DSM 2088, a single genomic region encodes these proteins:
- a CDS encoding GTP cyclohydrolase subunit MoaC (COGs: COG0315 Molybdenum cofactor biosynthesis enzyme~InterPro IPR002820~KEGG: mth:MTH809 putative molybdenum cofactor biosynthesis protein C~PFAM: molybdopterin cofactor biosynthesis MoaC region~SPTR: O26900 Probable molybdenum cofactor biosynthesis protein C~TIGRFAM: molybdenum cofactor biosynthesis protein C~PFAM: MoaC family~TIGRFAM: molybdenum cofactor biosynthesis protein MoaC) has product MKKVQMVEIREKPVVYRSAIASGEIFLKEKTIKAIKNNKIKKGDVLTTAQIAAINAVKNTPSIIPLCHPIQITGVDLDFEIKKDKIKVNVKVTSEGKTGVEMEALTGVSAALLTIWDMVKSVEKDEKGQYPTTKISNIKVVEKRKEKK; this is encoded by the coding sequence AGAAATTAGGGAAAAACCTGTAGTTTATAGGTCTGCTATTGCATCAGGAGAAATATTTTTAAAAGAAAAAACAATCAAGGCAATAAAAAATAATAAAATTAAAAAAGGAGATGTATTGACAACTGCACAAATTGCAGCTATAAACGCTGTTAAAAATACTCCATCAATAATACCACTTTGTCATCCAATTCAAATCACTGGCGTTGACTTAGATTTTGAAATAAAAAAAGATAAAATAAAAGTTAATGTTAAGGTCACATCAGAAGGAAAAACTGGCGTTGAAATGGAAGCACTCACTGGAGTTAGTGCTGCACTTCTAACTATTTGGGACATGGTAAAAAGTGTGGAAAAAGATGAAAAAGGTCAATACCCAACTACAAAAATATCCAATATAAAGGTGGTTGAAAAAAGAAAGGAGAAAAAGTGA
- a CDS encoding DEAD/DEAH box helicase domain protein (COGs: COG1204 Superfamily II helicase~InterPro IPR010994: IPR014021: IPR001650: IPR011545: IPR 000445: IPR014001: IPR003583~KEGG: mth:MTH810 DNA helicase related protein~PFAM: DEAD/DEAH box helicase domain protein; helicase domain protein; helix-hairpin-helix motif~SMART: DEAD-like helicase ; helicase domain protein; Helix-hairpin-helix DNA-binding class 1~SPTR: O26901 Putative ski2-type helicase~PFAM: Helicase conserved C-terminal domain; DEAD/DEAH box helicase), with product MKNILKILKNCYPYLKDFNPAQKAALKSGFLEKDKNYVIAMPTASGKTLLGILAALKVINNGGKVIYLVPLISLQNEKLQEFKKLENHAKIKIGRDPRYSDLSVMIYESFDILTRTYPEILSDVDLLVVDEFHMLGDYSRGPILECAITKAKKLNPGIRIIALSATLKNMHEIAKWLDAEVFEHDYRPVPLHKDVLVVENHNVRNKNDLVFKLLKKSRQMLVFVSTRRFTESLANYVAKKLQNREKFEKIAKKILEVPKSKGSPPTPTCKKLAKCVKKGVAFHHAGLFNEQRSIIEEEFKKGNLLMITATPTLMYGVNLPSQVVVIRDYKRWTPTGIQNIPIFDYEQMSGRAGRPQYDKKGYSYLIAKTNEEAEKLYEYYIEGDIEETRSQLLDNKDSLCKQIIGQIASGCRDINDIIEFFSDTFCGYQIKKFSYDALEYEIEDALDFLLDSDLIKMTSAGFKITKLGELASKSNYSVETVVKLKEFVENTADLNINNLIYELSQTPDLPLISFKNYNYKDRVKEKLLENEIFVWDVGNREATAASLIEWVNEKTEYEIENFFGVYGGSVRRAAYEASKLSKFLKDICEAINIYKYSHDLEKYSARLYYGVKEDILHLVVRVKGLGRRRARKIFNMFGDDIASVSEKELQKVEGIGPKLASAIKKAFR from the coding sequence ATGAAAAATATCTTAAAAATTCTAAAAAATTGTTACCCTTATTTAAAAGATTTTAACCCAGCGCAAAAAGCTGCACTAAAGAGTGGTTTTCTTGAAAAAGATAAAAACTATGTAATTGCGATGCCAACAGCTAGTGGAAAAACATTGCTTGGTATCTTAGCAGCTTTAAAAGTTATAAATAATGGTGGAAAAGTAATTTATCTTGTACCTCTTATTTCACTACAAAACGAAAAATTACAAGAATTCAAAAAACTTGAAAATCATGCTAAAATTAAAATAGGTCGAGATCCTAGATATTCTGATTTGTCTGTCATGATATATGAATCATTTGACATTTTAACACGTACATATCCAGAAATTTTAAGTGATGTAGATTTGTTGGTTGTGGATGAATTTCACATGCTTGGTGATTATTCAAGAGGACCCATACTTGAATGTGCTATCACAAAAGCAAAAAAATTGAATCCAGGAATAAGAATTATTGCCTTATCAGCCACTCTTAAAAACATGCATGAAATTGCTAAATGGTTAGATGCAGAAGTGTTTGAACATGATTATAGACCAGTTCCTTTGCATAAAGATGTGTTAGTGGTAGAGAATCACAATGTTAGAAATAAAAACGATCTAGTTTTTAAGCTACTTAAAAAAAGTAGACAAATGCTAGTTTTTGTTTCAACAAGAAGATTTACAGAATCATTGGCAAATTATGTAGCTAAAAAATTGCAAAATAGGGAAAAGTTTGAAAAAATTGCCAAAAAAATTTTAGAAGTCCCAAAGAGTAAAGGTTCACCGCCAACACCTACATGTAAAAAACTTGCGAAATGTGTAAAAAAAGGAGTGGCTTTCCACCATGCTGGATTGTTTAATGAGCAAAGATCAATCATAGAAGAAGAATTTAAAAAAGGTAACCTTTTAATGATCACTGCAACACCAACATTAATGTATGGTGTTAATCTTCCATCACAAGTTGTAGTTATAAGAGATTATAAACGTTGGACACCAACAGGTATTCAAAACATTCCTATATTTGATTATGAACAAATGTCAGGAAGGGCTGGAAGACCTCAATATGATAAAAAAGGATATTCTTATTTAATAGCTAAAACTAATGAGGAAGCAGAAAAACTTTATGAATATTATATAGAGGGAGATATAGAAGAAACAAGGTCTCAATTACTTGATAATAAAGATTCTCTTTGTAAACAAATAATAGGTCAAATTGCTTCTGGATGCAGGGATATAAATGATATCATAGAATTTTTCTCAGATACATTTTGTGGATATCAAATCAAAAAATTTAGTTATGATGCTTTAGAATATGAAATTGAAGATGCTTTAGATTTTCTATTAGATTCAGATCTAATAAAAATGACATCTGCTGGATTCAAAATTACAAAATTAGGAGAATTAGCTTCAAAATCTAATTATTCTGTGGAAACCGTTGTAAAATTGAAGGAATTTGTAGAAAATACAGCAGATCTAAATATAAATAACTTGATTTATGAATTATCACAAACTCCTGACTTACCATTAATATCCTTTAAGAATTATAACTATAAAGACCGTGTAAAGGAAAAATTATTAGAAAATGAAATATTTGTTTGGGATGTAGGAAATAGAGAAGCCACTGCAGCTTCTCTAATTGAATGGGTGAATGAAAAAACTGAATATGAAATTGAAAACTTTTTTGGTGTTTATGGAGGATCTGTACGCAGGGCTGCATATGAAGCTTCAAAACTTTCCAAATTTCTTAAAGATATTTGTGAAGCGATAAATATATACAAATATTCTCATGATCTAGAAAAATATTCGGCAAGGCTTTATTATGGCGTAAAAGAGGATATTTTACATTTAGTAGTTAGAGTTAAAGGGTTAGGTAGAAGAAGGGCAAGAAAAATTTTCAACATGTTTGGCGATGATATTGCATCAGTCAGTGAAAAAGAACTTCAAAAAGTTGAAGGAATTGGTCCTAAATTAGCCTCTGCAATAAAAAAGGCATTCAGGTGA
- a CDS encoding Protein of unknown function DUF2115 (COGs: COG4066 conserved hypothetical protein~InterPro IPR019215~KEGG: mth:MTH812 hypothetical protein~PFAM: Protein of unknown function DUF2115~SPTR: O26903 UPF0305 protein MTH_812~PFAM: Uncharacterized protein conserved in archaea (DUF2115)) — protein sequence MLNINFSEKISKRKLLHILKKASRKVSVNDLMNASVFLNEEIKYMHKQEKKEYIRRFMHAFFMRLNELKNDKKRYEGSVDIKKLKELVDFMENKIKNSKSEKERSFYKIAAIVSIYATFVKEVPIHPLSTKFPGNLKIRYRKGKYLCPVKDKQKESPEALCKFCVAVQDESVL from the coding sequence CTGTTAAATATTAACTTTTCAGAAAAAATATCAAAAAGAAAATTATTACACATCCTAAAAAAAGCTTCAAGGAAAGTCAGTGTAAATGATCTCATGAATGCGAGTGTTTTTTTAAATGAAGAAATTAAGTATATGCACAAGCAAGAAAAAAAGGAATATATAAGGAGATTTATGCATGCTTTTTTCATGAGATTAAATGAATTGAAAAACGATAAAAAAAGATATGAGGGGTCTGTAGATATTAAAAAACTAAAAGAGCTCGTTGATTTTATGGAAAATAAAATAAAAAATTCTAAATCTGAAAAAGAACGTAGTTTTTATAAAATAGCGGCTATTGTTTCTATTTATGCTACATTTGTCAAAGAGGTGCCAATACATCCTCTAAGTACAAAGTTTCCTGGCAACTTAAAGATAAGATATAGGAAAGGTAAATATCTTTGTCCTGTAAAGGATAAACAAAAAGAAAGCCCTGAAGCATTGTGTAAATTTTGCGTTGCTGTACAGGATGAAAGTGTACTGTAA
- a CDS encoding Protein of unknown function DUF2098 (COGs: COG4014 conserved hypothetical protein~InterPro IPR017099: IPR019209~KEGG: mth:MTH814 hypothetical protein~PFAM: Protein of unknown function DUF2098~SPTR: O26905 Conserved protein~PFAM: Uncharacterized protein conserved in archaea (DUF2098)) has translation MEVVDKKGKTITIGSIVRYTGTGTTGEVSAIKVENNVGWVKLDKNDLWYNSKYLEVIGKEEYEEKRKVKPEIKEQIKKLKKMREELEEVDVSSEVCDGGG, from the coding sequence ATGGAAGTTGTTGACAAAAAAGGTAAAACAATAACAATTGGTTCAATAGTCAGATATACAGGCACTGGGACCACTGGTGAAGTATCAGCAATAAAAGTTGAAAATAATGTAGGATGGGTAAAATTAGATAAGAATGACCTTTGGTATAATAGTAAATATCTTGAAGTCATTGGAAAAGAAGAATACGAAGAGAAAAGAAAAGTTAAACCAGAAATAAAAGAACAAATTAAAAAATTGAAGAAAATGCGTGAAGAACTAGAAGAAGTAGATGTTAGTTCAGAAGTATGTGATGGTGGAGGTTAA
- a CDS encoding PRC-barrel domain protein (InterPro IPR011033: IPR007903~KEGG: mth:MTH815 hypothetical protein~PFAM: PRC-barrel domain protein~SPTR: O26906 Putative uncharacterized protein~PFAM: PRC-barrel domain): protein MRASELLGKKVIDKDANEVGKIADIEIDTSTGTIDYLIVSKAGLSFKPKTFPVKIEDVNTIGDYVILGVKPKELEVEEKEEAKKVTLEKTE, encoded by the coding sequence ATGAGAGCAAGCGAACTTTTAGGTAAAAAAGTTATTGATAAAGATGCTAACGAAGTTGGAAAAATAGCAGATATAGAAATAGACACTTCTACAGGGACTATTGATTATTTAATTGTTTCTAAAGCCGGTTTATCATTTAAACCTAAGACTTTCCCAGTTAAAATAGAAGATGTAAACACAATAGGTGATTATGTTATTTTAGGAGTTAAACCTAAGGAATTAGAGGTAGAAGAAAAAGAAGAGGCTAAAAAGGTAACTTTAGAAAAAACAGAATAG
- a CDS encoding histone acetyltransferase, ELP3 family (COGs: COG1243 Histone acetyltransferase~InterPro IPR005910: IPR013785: IPR016181: IPR007197: IPR 000182: IPR006638~KEGG: mth:MTH817 hypothetical protein~PFAM: Radical SAM domain protein; GCN5-related N-acetyltransferase~PRIAM: Histone acetyltransferase~SMART: Elongator protein 3/MiaB/NifB~SPTR: O26908 Conserved protein~TIGRFAM: histone acetyltransferase, ELP3 family~PFAM: Acetyltransferase (GNAT) family; Radical SAM superfamily~TIGRFAM: histone acetyltransferase, ELP3 family) gives MMIKKACRYIIKQVKEGKVKNKDELEIVKRKACKKFGIKKFVSNSEILKYATQEEKEIIAPIIRKKPVRTISGVAVVAVMCHPTPCPHGKCLYCPQSTKAPPSYTGEEPAALRARRHKYDPYRQVKDRLDQLKSIGHPIDKVELIIMGGTFPAHDLCYQEWFVSRCLQAMNEFGSKKEKKEFQYLEDIQKINEKSKVRCVGMTVETRPDYSKEEDVDRMLSFGVTRVELGVQTIYNYIYHRVKRGHDIKDVIEANRILRDSGLKVGMHIMPGLFADEEKDLRIFKRLFSDPSFRPDMLKIYPCLVTKESELYELWKRGEYRPYNTEEAVELIVKIKKLLPKWVRTMRIQRDIPSPLIVDGVKKSNLGELVYRKLKEEGVRCKCIRCREIGHRMKEGVMPEEDNIKIFKEEYKAADGKEIFISHEDKENDVLVGFLRLRIPSKKAHRKEIDENTAIVRELHVYGPMVPIGKKSKMIGQHRGYGEELLKFAENIALKRGKNKIVITSGIGVRDYYRNFGYKREGPYMAKILDQ, from the coding sequence ATGATGATAAAGAAAGCATGTCGCTACATAATAAAGCAAGTAAAGGAAGGAAAAGTTAAAAATAAAGATGAATTGGAAATTGTTAAGCGTAAAGCATGCAAAAAATTTGGCATAAAAAAATTTGTTAGCAATTCTGAAATTTTAAAATATGCTACCCAAGAAGAGAAAGAAATAATTGCTCCCATCATACGTAAGAAACCAGTTAGGACAATATCCGGTGTTGCAGTTGTAGCAGTAATGTGTCACCCAACACCTTGCCCACATGGAAAATGCCTATACTGTCCACAAAGTACTAAAGCTCCACCAAGTTATACTGGAGAAGAACCTGCTGCTCTCAGGGCACGTAGACATAAGTATGATCCATATAGACAAGTCAAAGATAGATTAGATCAATTAAAGAGCATAGGACATCCGATTGATAAAGTAGAATTAATAATTATGGGTGGAACCTTTCCAGCCCATGATTTATGTTATCAAGAGTGGTTTGTATCACGGTGTTTACAAGCAATGAATGAATTTGGATCTAAAAAAGAGAAAAAAGAATTTCAATATTTAGAAGACATTCAAAAAATTAATGAAAAATCAAAGGTTAGATGTGTAGGAATGACTGTTGAAACTAGACCAGATTACTCCAAAGAGGAAGATGTAGACAGAATGTTGTCATTTGGGGTAACTAGGGTAGAATTGGGAGTACAGACAATATACAATTATATATATCATAGAGTTAAAAGAGGACATGACATTAAAGATGTTATAGAAGCAAATAGGATTTTAAGAGATTCTGGATTAAAAGTGGGAATGCATATAATGCCTGGGTTATTTGCAGATGAAGAAAAAGATTTAAGAATATTTAAAAGATTATTTTCTGATCCTTCTTTTAGACCAGATATGTTGAAGATATATCCATGTTTAGTAACAAAAGAAAGTGAATTATATGAGTTATGGAAGAGAGGAGAGTATAGACCATATAATACAGAAGAAGCTGTCGAATTGATTGTAAAAATAAAAAAATTACTACCAAAATGGGTTAGAACGATGCGAATACAACGTGACATACCTTCACCATTAATTGTAGACGGTGTTAAAAAATCAAATTTAGGAGAGTTAGTTTACAGAAAATTAAAAGAAGAAGGTGTCAGATGCAAATGTATTAGATGTCGTGAAATAGGTCATAGAATGAAGGAAGGTGTCATGCCAGAGGAGGACAATATAAAAATTTTCAAAGAAGAATATAAAGCTGCAGATGGCAAAGAAATATTTATTTCTCATGAGGATAAAGAAAATGACGTATTAGTTGGATTTTTACGTTTAAGAATTCCTTCCAAAAAAGCCCATCGGAAGGAAATAGATGAAAACACGGCTATAGTCCGTGAATTGCATGTTTATGGACCTATGGTCCCTATTGGTAAAAAATCGAAAATGATTGGACAACATAGAGGTTATGGAGAAGAATTACTTAAATTTGCTGAAAATATAGCATTAAAAC